The Brienomyrus brachyistius isolate T26 chromosome 9, BBRACH_0.4, whole genome shotgun sequence genome contains the following window.
TTCGGAGAGGAGTGAGCAGAGCCCAGGGGCCCCCAGCTTTTGTCATGCCGTGAACTGGATCGGCGCCGTCAAGCTGAACCTTAGTTCATTTCAGAAACGGGCTGCCGGATGGGGGAGGTTGGAACGAGAATTCAATCCGGGCtcttaaatcattttaaataaaggaaaacaaagaaaagagtagggtgggggtgggggcgggggggggggggggcaaggtctCTTCCAACCTAAGATCAGAGGCTCATAAAGGCTGCATTTTTTAATAATGGCTGCAATGTGTGTCTCATCACTGGAGGAGCAAAGTGCTTCCACATGCCCCCCACGACCCACCCGGGCTGCTGGGGGCACCGGCCTCACACCCTGGTCGACATAAGGCATGTATTCCAGCCTTATTCAAGGTCACTTTAATGTGATTTGATTTAAAAGAAGCTAATTATCGTTGGTATTTAATGCAGTAATTCTGGCGTGGGAAGACGCATTTACTCTCTTGGGCATCCTGTAGTGGCCAAATCCTTCTATGAATGTCCCCCCACGGTCACTCTCAGTCTCCTCCACAATGAAACTTCCCTATCAGAGACCGCCTGCCCCCCAAATCATTACCCAGCAGCCTCAGCGTCTTCTCCCGGGGTGAGGTCTGTTTATAAACACTCTCTCTTGGGGGGCTATGGACCCCCGGGTATGGTGATGTGTTGCCTCACTTGTGCTTCACCTTGAACAAAAACGTGTGGTAAATAATTGTCAATCTCTGCTTTATAGAACAGCTGTTTTATTAAACAGTTATGTGATTCCTGGCAGGGACATACTACCCTTAGTATGAAACTGTACCTCGGACCTTAGCTTAACTGGCACAGTATGCATTGCTTGCATTTGTTACTATACCGTGTTTAGGGTTGGTGTGAATTTCTACTTTGTATGTGTCATTCCCTACTGTCTCAGTCTATCTCACTGTTATTGTCTGCCTGTTTAACATTCtcactttttatttttgtgcgtgATTCTCTCACTgtctgcatgtatgtatgtatgtattcgtgtgtctgtgctgcctgtctgtgagactcactgcctgtctgtctttctgattCTCTTCTCTCTGTCTTGACTTCCTCACTGTGCTTCTGACTGTCTGGCTTTGTGTCAGATTAtcttctgtctgcttttctgcgTGTGTCTCTCTCATTCACATTCTGCACATTGAGACTCCTGGTGTCTGCCTGTCTAACTCTCTCTTCTGTCTATCTTCGTGTAACTTTCTCGCCGTGGCTCTACCTGTACACATGGTGATGTCGTGCGGAGAGAGCCTGAGATGGGGATACAGCGCCCCCTAGTGGACACACCCTTTCAACCACGAGCCTGTCACATTGACAGTTTCGGCGGCCTGTCGATATGCACCCTTCCCCTGTTCTGTCTTATCTTCTCTTCCAAGCAGTTAGACTGTTTAAGGACAACCAGGCACCCGAAACAGCGAGTCTGACCaaacaggcccccccccccccccacccccgtggtTCTCTCAGGCCATGCAAGTCGTAATCCTCTGCGTCCCTTCCTCCATaatattttaaagaatttaaaGTGTTAATTAGCTTTTTCTGGGGCCTGTGAGCGACAGTGGAGTGGATCTCATTTGTGATGTCCTGGTTCCCTGTCAGACGGgacttggtggggggtgggggacgtTAACCACACTGACACCTGGATCAATAGCCGCCCGCATGGCGTGTCCGGGGGATTAACGCTCTAATTGGATTGAGAGCAGGGAGGCGGGTGGGGTCTAACCCTGTCAGGGCACCTGGGGGCAGGGGAGAGGAGGGGCGGGGTGGGGCAGGACCGGACCCCCTCCAAACCTACGACAAACCTGACGTGGAGATCGGGGATGTGTATGTGATCGGGGATGTGCTCAAACCAGGAAGGTCTTTTAAACTGAGCAAAGGAGATGCTTTTACTGTTGAGCTGACCACGTGAGTACCTAGTGGTGTATATTAACGGTGTGCAGGAGTACTCTGAGTGGACTGGAATGAGTACTGGAATGGTTTCCCAATTCCTGACTGTTTTCCTTTCAATTCCTTCACTGCTGGTGCTTAAAGTTGATTATCTGATATTTGGTGGGGATGATGATGTGAGACGGTAGCCCGAGCGACCAGCGTGTAGCCGTGGCCCCCCATGTGTGAGTCGTCCGAAATCGAGAAGGTGTGTGGCCATGATAAGCCGTTTTAAGGGGCCGCTGGAAGGTAGAGACTCAGGATCGATAAGCTGTTGCAGTTGATGCACCGGCTCCTCGTCACTCTGGCTGTGAGTTGGAAGACCCGTGCTGTGCATtttcagtctggtgtgcttgggggggggggggtgtcaccgtTATCCTTAAAGGTCGggactacatgtgtgtgtgtttgtgcgtgcgcgtgtggcCTCCCCAGGGCAACGTGCGCTTCATGAAGCTGCTGTTGGCGCGGAGGGCCGACTGGCTGCAGAAGGACCTAGAGGAGATGACGCCCTTGCATCTCGCCACGCGGCACTGCAGCCCCAAGTGCCTGGCCCAGCTCCTCAAGCACATGGCGCCGGGGGAGGTGGACACGCAGGACAAGAAcaaggtgggtggggggggggcttcagcaTCACCATTCTGCTTTGTAGAGGGATGTTCATGCTACAAAGGGCCACCATGTAAGAGGGCCTGGCACATCCagatggccggggggggggggggggacaaggtcAAGGGGGAGCCAGCGGAACAGTGGGGAGCCCTCTGAGGTCCTGTGGGAGGATGTGAGGCTGGCTAAATATATGCCTCGTAAAAAGTGGGTTTCTGTTAACAGGCCCCGGCAGGCAGGTCTAGCTCAGGGCCCGTCCCGTGCCAGTTAACCCCGTCAGCGTTACCGTGCGTGCTGCCCGCTGCAGGGCGTCGTCGATGCGCTGCCAGGCCGCTGTCAAAACGTAGCATCTTATCTGTCCCTACTGGACTGTGGACCGCGAGCCCCTGCACTCCCTCCTGCGCCCCAGGACCCAGCCCATTCCAGGTCCGTCAGAACTGCTGTGCCGGTGTCACATCTGCCACCCAAATGCGCCATGTGCAGGAACTGCGGCTCCTTTGGGCCCATTTGCAGGAGTGGTTGTGTAATGCAGTACAAGTACAGGAACCATTTGGGTTCTGTTAATGTACGTTCTAGGGGCGTGTGGTATGACAGAGCCCAGTGCTCCGCATCCTCATTTCCGTCAGGCagtgaaccccccacccccattcccTAGCACCCCCTCTGCTCCATTCTGGCCACATGGCCCTGAGCTTTCAGACTCCTTCAACATGCGAATGAGCCCACAGGACGGCCCTCCTGTACTATGCAGTAACTCTTTGTCATGCACGACAGGCGTCTGCGGTGGGTTTTAGGTTCTGTCGCCCGGTTTCATTTCCCCCTGAAATGCCATGGCCCTGGTTCCCTTTGTCTGGCTTTTCTGTAGCTCCACCCCCAAACACGGTTCAGGTGGAGGTTGAGTGCTGCGCATGACTGACGTCGCCCCCTGGTGTCCCCCTTTCCCTCCCTGCAGCAGACCGCCCTGCACTGGAGCGCCTTTTACAACCACCCGGAGCACGTCCGGCTGCTGATCAAGCACGACTCCAACATCGGCATTCCGGACAGCGAGGGCAAGATCCCACTGCACTGGGCCGCGCACAACAAGGAGGCCAGCGCCACACGCACCGTGCGCTGCATCCTGGTGGGTGGGGCTCCGCCCTGCTCCTCCCCTCTCCTGCCAGCCTCTCACTAACCCCCGGGTCACcatcgccccctgcaggatgcGGCTCCCACTGAGAGTCTGCTCAACTGGCAGGACTACGAGGGTCGCACGCCGCTGCACTTTGCTGTCGCCGACGGCAACGAGGCTGTGGTGGAGGTGCTGACTTCGTACGAGGGCTGCAGTGTCACGGCGTACGACAACCTCTTCAGGACCCCGTTgcactgggcagccctcctgggtaagagttttggggggggggagctattGCCACTTCCTGTGTGTCATTAGCCACTTCCTGTGTGTCATTAgccacttcctgtgtgacattaGAAAATTGTTTCAGACTTTGTTTCAGCCACCCAGTTGAGTGCTCTATgtctgactctttatactcagctggttggttgaaacaaaaccatggtctggatttatactttatggacttgaaatttccacctctgtgtGTCAGATAATtgctcattgtgtgtgtgtgtgtgtgtgtgtgtgtgtgtgtgtgtgtgtgtgcgcgcgctcaGGCCATGCCAGGATCGTGCACTTGCTTCTGGAGAGGAATAAGTCTGGCACCATCCCATCGGACAGCCAGGGTGCCACTCCGCTCCACTATGGCGCACAGAGCAACTTCGCGGTGAGTCCATCCGTACGGAAGGCTTTAAACAAAACAGCATTTCCTCTGTCATAATCTTAATATTTTAACCTTTTTGGCCCCTttaaatgaaaaacatttaatGACTGCTCAAACACAGCTGATAGAATTCCTCCTGAATTCACCCTGCCAGCCCTATTTAATACCCATCATGGGGACTGCTCATAGGGGTTAGCTGGAATTCATCGCACGAGACTCGGATAGGCCTCGAGGAAATGGATCGCCATGGCAGCATGAGGCTTTGcacccagtccagctctgtgcTCCTGGTACCCAGATTAACTGCCATCCAAATTCAGGCTCATCAAAAAGACAGACCGATGTATCGCACAGCTCTGATTTTGGAAGCACCGCTTGACCGTGCGCCTCTGCTCCTGCCCTGCAGGACACGGTGGCCATCTTCCTCCAGCACCCGTCTGTTAGGGACGACCCGGACCTGGAGGGCCGCACCGCCTTCATGTGGGCCGCTGGCAAGGGCAGCGACAATGTTATCGGCACCATGCTGGACCTGAAGCCCGACATCGACATCAACATGGCCGACAAGTATGGGGGCACCGGTGAGTGCTTGCTATGGGGAGCAGCAGGGGATCGTGGGAGATAGTGAAGGGGGTTTTGGGAAGATAAGGCCTGTAACTGAAAATACTGTCAAGTTCAGAAGGGTTCAAATTAAACACCCGAGCTGACGCATCCTCTTCCGGAGGCCTGAACCTGTCCCCCATCCCCCGAAGCCACCCCTGTCTGCCAGAGACGTGACACGTACGTGGCAGGGTGGCACGCGGTGATTAATGAGCTAACAGGCTCATCAGCATTGGTCACACGTGGGTCATGATGGCAGAAATGCTGTCCGTCTTTATATTCCTGAGCTTTGGGTCAGACCGGGCCCCTGACTGGCCCCCACATTTGGGGGCCTGGTGTGCTATAGGGCCTTATGGAATTTGAATGATGTTCCATCCCCCCACCCTACCCCACCCCCCGCAGCTCCTCCAGACACACAAGCCCCCTGCCCATGTGACCCTCTCCGTCTGACTTAGGCGATGGGGAGACAGACGGACAGCTCTTCTGTTTGAAGGGAGATTTAGGAATTAATAAGCTGGAGCAGGCCCCTCTGGGTGTTTGTCCTGCCCccgcgggggggaggggggtccgcTGTGATTGCATCGTTTTGGTTTTTTGTGGATTCATCCATCAGCCCAAGTAAACCTCCCCCAGCCTGGCTAAGAACGGGAACCAGGACTTGCTGCCCAGATTGTCTCTCTTTACAAAGGTGTCCAGGGAATTAGACCATTAACAACAATTAGCACTCTTCTCAGAGATTCTTGTCATTTAGTTTAGAGTTTTACCCGCCTTTACCCATTAGTATGACTAGtttaaagtacaaatccagaccaagaatgATAGGTAATTTTCTTGACACTTACAGTGTGACTTGAATGTGTAAGCATTTGGTGGTTACCCattagtgtgtgactgtgtgtgtgcgcgactGCATCTCTACACGCAGCCCTGCATGCGGCCGCCCTCTCGGGGCACGTGAGCACGGTGCGGCTGCTTCTGGAGCGCGGGGCCATGGTGGACGCCCTAGACGTGATGAAGCACACCCCCCTCTTCCGGGCCTGTGAGATGGGCCACCGTGACGTCATCCTCACCCTCATCAAAGGTATCGGAGGGCACGCTCTCAGATCACAGGCGTGGCCTGAACCTTTCGGTCCACAGAAACGGCGACGGACCTGAGTAAGGTTGCCTGGGTGACCGAGTATCATAAGAAGGGCGCCATCACCAGCCcacatgttgttatggtaaaacTGTGAGCCGTCTAGATCTTGTATGTTCTCATATGGTCCCCTGCTTGTCCCTACAGGCGGGGCCCGTGTGGACCTGGTGGACCTGGACGGCCACACGGCGCTGCACTGGGCGGCCTTGGGCGGGAACGCGGAGGTCTGCCAGGTGCTGATGGAGAATGGGATCACCCCCAACGTGCAGGACCAGGCGGGCCGAACGCCGCTCCAGTGTGCAGCTTACGGGGGCTACATCAGCTGCATGGCTGTCCTGATGGAGAACCAGGCTGACCCAAACATCCAGGACAAAGAGGTGATTCACCACAAAAGCATCTGTGCCCTGTCTGGATATCTACACTCCGTTCCTATGTACAGTCTGTATGTGTGGCTGCAGGGGAGGACAGCCCTGCACTGGTCTTGTAACAACGGGTACCTGGATGCAGTGAAGCTGTTACTGGGATATAACGCCTTCCCCAACCACATGGAGCACAGTGAGGAGAGGTGAGGCAGTATCCAGGACCAGCCCAGACCTGTTTGCTTGGTATCTATCCTTCCGAACCATCATGCGTAACACAAGCTGAGAGCAGCCTTCACTTGTATCACATATTTAGTCTTTGTAGCTGAGATACAAATTTGAGGGTTCGTCCTTAGATTGCATGGATATAACCATGAATATGTCATATACTGTCACCGATGCATTTTAAGAAGTAGGTTATGGAAAACGTGGTGGTTAAAGTTGTGTGTAGATTTTTGTAGCTCGTGTCTAGAAGGGATTACAGGAGGAATTGGAATCGATTGATTGGAATGGTGAAACGTCTGTAAAAATCACAACCATGTTTTGGTGGCTTGATCATCAAACTGCCATCTTTTCATCGGTGCGCCTCTCGGGtttgggatggggggcaggTACACCCCCTTGGACTACGCCCTCCTCGGGGAGCATCAGGAGGTCACCCAGTTCATGCTGGAGCACGGCGCCCTCTCCATCGCCGCCATCCAGGATATCGCGGCGTCCTCTATCCAGGCCGTGTACAAGGGCTACAAGGTGCGGCAGGCGTTCAAGGAGCGCAAGAACCTCCTTATGAGACACGAGCAGCTTCGCAAGGACGCTGCCAAGTGAGGACCgcctacacgcacacacacacacgcacacacacacacacgccggcCGCTGGGAGTCACCGCCGACTCCTGACGCCCATGTAGACAGCATTCCTCCAAAACCCGCTCTTTCATTTTGACAGTTTTTCTCCCGTTCCTCTTGGATGA
Protein-coding sequences here:
- the invs gene encoding inversin — encoded protein: MAALPPLSTADPAASGTAPLGSQVHAAAINGDRGTLHKLITADPTLRDREDAFGRTPLMYCVLADRLDCAEVLLKAGASANKADRSKRTALHLAAQKGNVRFMKLLLARRADWLQKDLEEMTPLHLATRHCSPKCLAQLLKHMAPGEVDTQDKNKQTALHWSAFYNHPEHVRLLIKHDSNIGIPDSEGKIPLHWAAHNKEASATRTVRCILDAAPTESLLNWQDYEGRTPLHFAVADGNEAVVEVLTSYEGCSVTAYDNLFRTPLHWAALLGHARIVHLLLERNKSGTIPSDSQGATPLHYGAQSNFADTVAIFLQHPSVRDDPDLEGRTAFMWAAGKGSDNVIGTMLDLKPDIDINMADKYGGTALHAAALSGHVSTVRLLLERGAMVDALDVMKHTPLFRACEMGHRDVILTLIKGGARVDLVDLDGHTALHWAALGGNAEVCQVLMENGITPNVQDQAGRTPLQCAAYGGYISCMAVLMENQADPNIQDKEGRTALHWSCNNGYLDAVKLLLGYNAFPNHMEHSEERYTPLDYALLGEHQEVTQFMLEHGALSIAAIQDIAASSIQAVYKGYKVRQAFKERKNLLMRHEQLRKDAAKKREEEQQRRREAELQGSLSGVRQVLAVLSVSEPKDRVSIEPPGGPVARKTSKTERAERNRARCTRSRPEEQRKSRELRSRASRSEKEAKVTTPMAPPPATPPAASAAGCGGLAKPVGAPHDPESQKAMWTCRSSQAQEVATKAMGKCPEGGRHSPAGSSRPCSAHQTPLHHPGAPHRKTRSPHLRSTLNGARPGLPGTFSGPPVPLPSPENVELMPLRLQVVDREVFYKEIQAASTIQRAWRRFHVRCRLKEALCRGEKGAVSAETATSLLVQLLWDRQFNLSSAPPKATPLTEHHTPPSKATAKKTTVLQSIYGGSQARRGRPTRSTTLNSRSHSQILLDLSLSSNTHLNTIECVHLLDAVDQARQFSYHMRPSSVTRGAKSRGKR